Genomic segment of Caldalkalibacillus thermarum:
CTCAGTCACTTCTTTTATTTGTTTGGCAATGGATTGTATCACCATTGGGTCAATGCCAAAGCCTTTTTTCCCCGCCAAGGCTTCTCCACTTAACTTGAGGACGACCCGTTGGTACTTCGGCTGCATAGGGTTTCCTCCATTCTCATATTCTGCAGATCTGTCGCAATTCCTTCTTTTTTCCTCAAAAATAGGGAACACGGCGTGTTCCCTATATGATTGGTACTAAAGACGCATGGCCATTATTTTTTCACTTGGGACATGACTTCTTCGGCAAAATTTTGTTGTTTTTTCTCAATACCCTCGCCGAGTTGATAGCGGTAGAATTGTTTAACTTTGACATCTTGCCCTTCTTGCTGCAGCAATTTGCCCACAGTAAGGTCTGGATCTTTAACAAATTCTTGCTCTAAAAGACACACTTCTTGATAAAATTTACCTAAACGGCCTTCCACCATTTTTTCCACAATGTGTTCAGGTTTACCTTCATTAAGCGCTTGCTGTTTCAAAATTTCCCTTTCCTGATTCACAACCTCCTCAGGCACATCGTTTCTGGAAATATAACGGGGATTAAGTGCAGCAATATGCATGGCCACATCTTTAGCCAGATTTTCATTGGTTGTATTTTCAAGAACGGTTAACACACTGATATTGCCGCCCATATGAATGTAGGCACCGAACACATCTTTATCGGTCTTCTCAACCACTTCAAAGCGGCGTAATTTTATGTTTTCACCAATTTTGGAAATTAAAGCGTGCAAACGCTCTTGCAGTGTTTCCTGGCTGCCTTCCAGTTTTTGTTGCAACGCTTCTTCCACACTGCCTGGACGGTGTTTAACCAGATGCTTGCTCACCTCAGAGAGAAAACCTTGGAATTCCGCATTTTTGGCCACAAAATCAGTTTCACAATTGACTTCGACCAACACGGCAACGTTACCTTCTACCTCTACGGTTGTTAAACCTTCAGCAGCAACCCGGTCCGCCTTCTTAGCCGCTTTGGCCAACCCTTTCTCACGCAGATACTCGATGGCTTTCTCCATGTCGCCATTTGTTTCTGTCAGTGCCTTTTTGCAATCCATCATGCCGGCACCCGTTTTTTCACGCAGCTCTTTTACCATGCTTGCTGTTACAGTCACAGCTGTCATCCTCCTTTATCCCGTTGTCAGTTCAAAATAGTTTATGCGTTTTATGTACATTCTTTTTAAAGTTTTCCCAAGCTTATCATTCATAAAACCTTTAAAAAAAGGGGGCTAAGGGCATCCCCTCAGACCACCCCTTTTCAAATTTTTAAAGCAAATGCTGGGATCTTGATTAGGATGCGCTGGTTTGCTCTCCTTGATTCCCTTCTAAAACGGCATCAGCCATTTTGGAAGTTAAGAGTTTTACAGCACGGATAGCATCATCGTTGCCAGGAATGACGTAATCAATTTCATCTGGGTCACAATTGGTGTCGACAATGGCCACAATCGGAATCCCAAGCTTCCGTGCTTCAGAAATGGCAATTCGTTCCTTACGGGGATCAACGACGAACAGGGCATCTGGCAGCTCTTTCATCTCTTTAATGCCACCCAGGAATTTTTCCAGGCGTTCTTTTTCTTTGCGAAGCAAAATCACTTCTTTTTTAGGCAACATATCAAAAGTGCCGTCTGTTTCCATTTGCTCCAGCTCATGCAAACGTTCAATACGCTTGCGGATGGTTTGGAAATTGGTTAAGGTGCCTCCCAGCCAGCGCGTATTGATATAAAACATGTTACAGCGCTCAGCTTCTTCTTTGATTGACTCTTGAGCTTGTTTCTTGGTGCCGACAAACAAAATTTTTCCTCCGTTTGCGGCAAGATCACGGACAAAATTATAAGCTTCCTCAACCTTCTTCACTGTTTTTTGAAGGTCAATAATGTAAATACCGTTACGCTCCGTAAAAATGTAACGGGCCATTTTCGGGTTCCAACGGCGGGTTTGATGGCCGAAATGAACCCCGGCTTCTAAAAGTTGTTTCATTGAAATAACTGCCATGTGAATATGTCCTCCTTTGGTTTTTTCCTCCGACAGCCGCTTTTTTAGATGGAACTTGCCTAGGGCAAGCACCCCCATCTAAATTGGCCGCCGTGTGTGCTTCACACCATCAGTTAATATATCATACTCAATACAAATAAGCAATGTACTACTCCTTATCTTTTTTATTAAAAAGGCTAATCAACAGTTCAGTCTCACCAATGCCAATGCCCAGCTGCTTAGCAATTTGTTCTGGAGAGTATCCTTGCCGGTGCAAACGAAGGGCGCGGGCAAAAGCTTCGTCTCCTGCAACGTTTGCTTGGGTTGAATGCTTTGCAAATAAGTCCAAGTCATGCCGTTCGTCATCTGCATGGGAAGTATGGGAGGAAGGGGGAGTATTTTCATTCATTTTATTAAGGAAATCGTTCAGTTTATTCTCCCATTTGGCCTCCAGATCCTCTATATGGGCCAGTACATTTCGATAGTATGTTTCATTTTCTTGTTCAACCTTTTTAACAAAGTTTTCCAAATACTCAAGGGTAGAACGGGGTTCGCCTTTTGAGCGGCCAAGGACGGAACAACGTTGATAAACAACAATGAGGGCAAACAGGGTGATCAAATGGAGAAGCAGGCTTAAGGCAATCCATATACTCACTCCGCCATCCCACCTTAATCTAAATATGTTGAGCTGACCAGGTCAAAAAGTTGTGACTAATTGTACAACAGTTGTCTTTCCTTGGTTAAAGCTGCTTTTAGCCGCAACAAAGCTTTGGAGTGAAGCTGAGAAATACGGGAAGTGGATAAATTTAACAGTTTGGCCACTTCAGTTAAAGTTAATTCTTCAAAGTAAACAAGGGAAATCACCCACTTCTCCTTTTCAGGCAAACGTTCAATCGCCTGAGCCAGCGTTTCTTTCATCCACTGTTGATCCATAAACTGTTCAGGATTTTCAGCCTCGGTGTTCTCTAAAAGCGCAGATCTGGCCACATGCTGGCTTTCATCATCATAGACCACCTCATCAATGGAGACCATAGCCGCCAGGGAAGCATCAGCCAGTGATTGTCTCAGTTCCTCAACACTGATCCCCAAATACTGGCTCACTTCTTGATCGGTGACCGGCCGCTGCTTCTCCTGCTCCAATTTCAGATAGGCTTGTTCGATTTTACGGACTTTTTCCCGGACAGAACGGGGAATGTAATCGTCTTTTCGCAATCCATCGATAATGGCCCCCTTGATCCTGAGGCTGGCATAGGTTTCAAATTGCCAACCCCTTTCCGGCTCGAACTTATCCAGGGCATCTAAGAGACCTTCCATCCCCAAACTTCTGAGGTCATCTTTGGTGACACTGTCAGGTAAGGAAAAGGCCAAGCGATTGACCACATAGTCGACTAACGGGAGGTATTTTAAGACAAGATATTGCCCAGCTTCAGGGTCTCGCCCGTGTTTCCATCTGTTCCAGTTTTTCCAGTCTGCTTCTGTCCATTTTTTCATTCCTAATGGGCTCACCCCCTATCCGTTTGCATTTACAGCTTTTTGATTCCCTTGCTAGCAGTGCGGACCATCAGCACACCAGTCAGCGTGTCCAACTCAATGGTCCGTCCGTAATTTCCACCGGTGTCCTCTGCAACAATCGGGATGTTGAATCGTTTAAGCTGTAATTTACAAGCCTCCACATTACGTTCACCGATCTTCATGACTGGGTTTGAACCTTGAAATGAGAACATTTGCGCCCCTCCGGCCAGCTTGGCCTGAAACTTCCGCCGATTGCCCCCACAGCTGACCATTTTTTCAATTAATAAGGGAATGGCTGTGTCCGCATATTTGGCCATATTCGTATCTCCTCTGGATAAGTCTTTGCTTGGGAGCATAACATGGGCCAGGCCTGCAATTTGCTTAGAAGGATCGTAGATGGCTACCCCAACGCAAGAGCCGAGTCCGACCGTCATTATTCTGTCTGGGGCACAAGCGACCTTAAGATCAGCCATGCTGACTTTAATCACGTTTGTCATGTTCTGTTACTCCTAATGCTTGAAATAATCTTGAAAAAGAGTCTGGATCAGGTAAAAGAAAGAAATGCCCTTCAATCGGATCTTGACCTGACTGGTCATAAAAACACGCATCAATCACTAATGCATCGTTTCCTACCTTACCTACTTCTAACAAGCCATAGCTTAAAATGGCGGCCGCCATGTCAATTGCCACCTCAGGAACCGACGGCTGGATGTTCAGTCCCGTTAAATCAGCCAAAGCTGATAAGTAGGAGCCGCATAAAATATTGCCCACTTCTTGTATGGCAGATAAGTGCAGGTCATTTAACAGGTCAGATACTTCGGGGCTGAACAGGTTACGAATCAGCTTTTCAGCCTTCTCCTGGTGAAGAATGAAAAACATATAACCTGTGACATCACCTTGTATCGTCAACACAGTAGCAACAATAACGTGCTCGGCTCCTCCCACCCGTTCTGCAATCTCATCGAAGGACACCAAGCGGACGTCAGGGACCTTCATTTGAATCGGTTTTTGCAACAAGTGAGCTAAAGAGGTGGCAGCATGGCCAGCACCAATGTTGCCAATCTCCTTCAGGACGTCAACCTGCATATTGTTCAATTGATCCCAGGTACTCATGATGTCTCCTCAATCTTGTTGGTTTGGTTGTGATGAGATAAAACATGTTCAAGATTAAGCAAAGTCAACAATCTGTTTTCCAGTCTGACCACACCTCGGACATAATCGGCCATCACTCCCCCCACCACTTCCGGAGGAGGTTCAATCCCATCAACCGGAATGTTGATCACATCATTGGCAGCATCAACGATCAGTCCCACCTCCATCTCACCTGCCACTACAATAATGATCCGTGTGGTGCTGGTATCATCTGTTTCGTCCAGATTAAACCGGCGGCGCAAATCAATCACCGGAGTGACCACTCCTCTTAAATTGATGACCCCTTTGACAAACGGGGGGGTGTGTGGCACCCGTGTAATCGGCTGCAGAGGCTCAATCGAACGGACCTGCTCAACCTCAATGGCGTATTCCTCTTTGTCCAGCCTAAACACAACAACCTTCTTCTCCTCAAGTTTCACCTGTTCGTTCTGCATGTTTTTCCCTCCGCCAAACAGCATGATGGTTTATTTCCTTATTTAATCAGTGCATTGCAGTCTATGATCAAGGCCACCTGCCCATCCCCCAAAATGGTTGCTCCGGAAATAGCGAAAACTTGATTTAAGTAAGCCCCAAGGGATTTGAGCACCACTTCCTGCTGGCCAATTAAAGCATCCACAACCAACCCCGCCAACTTCTCCCCTTTCCTTACAATCACGATGGAAAGAACGTCCTCGTCCACTCTTTCCCCTGGCACTTCAAAAACCTCCTCCAAGGAGACCAGGGGTACAACTTTTCCTCTAAAATTAATCACTTTCTGCCCCTGGACGGTGCGGACATCCCCTTTTTTGACTGCAGCCACCTCAATGATAGAGGTCAGCGGAATCGCATAAGTCTCATGCTTTACTTTGACAAGCAGAGCGGAAATGATAGACAAAGTTAAGGGCAGTTGCACCGTAAAAGTGGTCCCTGCTCCGGGCTCTGATTGAACGGAGACACTTCCCCCCAAAGATTCGATTTTGTTTTTGACCACATCGAGCCCAACGCCCCGTCCGGATATGTCAGACACCGTCTCAGCGGTACTGAAACCGGAAGCAAACAGCAATTGATAGACATCCTGATCCGTAAACTCCTGCCCCCTTTCCCAGGTCAGGATTTCCCGCTCAACTGCCTTTTTTAACACTTTGTCACGGTCAATGCCCCGCCCGTCATCTTTGACCTCGATGAAGACATGATTGCCGCTGTGATACGCCTTAAGCTCTATCCGCCCCTGTTCCGGTTTACCCAAGCGTCTGCGTTCTTCTTTAGTTTCTAAACCATGATCAATGGCATTGCGCAACAGATGGACCAGCGGATCACCAATCTCATCTATCACTGTACGATCCAGCTCCGTCTCTGTTCCGCTCATAATCAACTCCACTTCTTTCCCTAATTCCCGCGCCAAACTGCGCACCATTTTGGGGAAGCGGTTAAAGACTTGTTCAACGGGCACCATGCGCATGTTGAGAATCAGATCTTGCAAGTTGCTGCTCATGCGGCTCATGTGTTCTACTGTGTCCATTAATTCTTGATGTTGAAGTTCCTTAGAGATTTTCTCCAGACGGCCCCGGTCAATAACCAGCTCGCTAAACAAGTTCATTAACGCATCTAAACGGTCAATATTGACGCGAATGGTCTTATTCAGCACCCGTTTTGTTCCTGCTCCAGTCGACGGTGTGTTAGACCGTGATGATTGACGCGGTGCTTCACTAGCCGGCGCTTCTTTTCCAGCTGCAACTTCTTCTGTTGCGCTCATCTTTTTTTGTCCCTGACTGTGCTTCAACTCGTCTACACTGATGGGGAAAATCTCTACCTGTTCTATTTCCGAAACTTTGAGGATGATCTGTTGAATATATTCCATGGGTTGTTTGGTGACATAAAGCAGTTGAAAAGAGAAATCAAAGGCCTCTTCTTCTATTTCTTGCACCGGAGGATGGGATTGTATAATTTCCCCTTCCCTTTCAAGGAGCTGAAACACCATGTACGCTCTGGCTGCTTTTAACAAACAACCTTGATCCAAGATGACCTGTATGTAATAAATGTGAAATCCAGCTTCTTCTGACTGGGTCAATACAGTCAAAACAAACTCATCCACCGCTTGTAAAATAGTGCTGGATTCAAGAGGCAAGGATTTTTCCTCGTTGCCAAGCTGCTCTGGATCATCCTTGGCGCCCCCCCGATCTAAAATCCGGCTCAACGCACTGATGATCTGGCCGGGATTTGCGCCTGACTCCTCTTGTTTCATAATAGCCTCAATCATTTGCTCCAGTGTATCAACGGCTGAAAACAGCGTATCTAGCATGGGCGTGTTGACTTGCAATTGCCCGTTACGCACCTGATCCAGCACATTTTCCAAATGATGGGTCAGGTCAGCCACATCTTCAAACCCCATGGTAGCTGCCATCCCTTTCAATGTGTGGGCAGAGCGGAAGATTTCTTGCACCAGGGCCACATTGTCCGGCTCCTTTTCCAATAAGAGCAAATTTTCATTAACAGCTTGCAAATGTTGAGTTGCTTCATCAATAAAAGCGTCCAAATACTTGTTCATATCCATTGTCCAGATCCCCCCAGCTCTTTAATAGCCTGTTCAATCGCCCCAGGCATGCCTTCGAGCGGCACAACCTTATCAATCAGTCTTGCCTCAATGGCTGCTTTAGGCATTCCATAGACAACACAGGTTGATTGATCCTCAGCCAACGAGTAAACGTTTTTCCGTTCCCTTAGCCATTGTAATCCTTCTGTCCCATCCTTTCCCATTCCCGTTAAGATCACTGTAACTACCCCATA
This window contains:
- the tsf gene encoding translation elongation factor Ts, translating into MTVTASMVKELREKTGAGMMDCKKALTETNGDMEKAIEYLREKGLAKAAKKADRVAAEGLTTVEVEGNVAVLVEVNCETDFVAKNAEFQGFLSEVSKHLVKHRPGSVEEALQQKLEGSQETLQERLHALISKIGENIKLRRFEVVEKTDKDVFGAYIHMGGNISVLTVLENTTNENLAKDVAMHIAALNPRYISRNDVPEEVVNQEREILKQQALNEGKPEHIVEKMVEGRLGKFYQEVCLLEQEFVKDPDLTVGKLLQQEGQDVKVKQFYRYQLGEGIEKKQQNFAEEVMSQVKK
- the rpsB gene encoding 30S ribosomal protein S2 — encoded protein: MAVISMKQLLEAGVHFGHQTRRWNPKMARYIFTERNGIYIIDLQKTVKKVEEAYNFVRDLAANGGKILFVGTKKQAQESIKEEAERCNMFYINTRWLGGTLTNFQTIRKRIERLHELEQMETDGTFDMLPKKEVILLRKEKERLEKFLGGIKEMKELPDALFVVDPRKERIAISEARKLGIPIVAIVDTNCDPDEIDYVIPGNDDAIRAVKLLTSKMADAVLEGNQGEQTSAS
- a CDS encoding helix-turn-helix domain-containing protein, with the protein product MSIWIALSLLLHLITLFALIVVYQRCSVLGRSKGEPRSTLEYLENFVKKVEQENETYYRNVLAHIEDLEAKWENKLNDFLNKMNENTPPSSHTSHADDERHDLDLFAKHSTQANVAGDEAFARALRLHRQGYSPEQIAKQLGIGIGETELLISLFNKKDKE
- a CDS encoding FliA/WhiG family RNA polymerase sigma factor, yielding MKKWTEADWKNWNRWKHGRDPEAGQYLVLKYLPLVDYVVNRLAFSLPDSVTKDDLRSLGMEGLLDALDKFEPERGWQFETYASLRIKGAIIDGLRKDDYIPRSVREKVRKIEQAYLKLEQEKQRPVTDQEVSQYLGISVEELRQSLADASLAAMVSIDEVVYDDESQHVARSALLENTEAENPEQFMDQQWMKETLAQAIERLPEKEKWVISLVYFEELTLTEVAKLLNLSTSRISQLHSKALLRLKAALTKERQLLYN
- a CDS encoding chemotaxis protein CheD; protein product: MTNVIKVSMADLKVACAPDRIMTVGLGSCVGVAIYDPSKQIAGLAHVMLPSKDLSRGDTNMAKYADTAIPLLIEKMVSCGGNRRKFQAKLAGGAQMFSFQGSNPVMKIGERNVEACKLQLKRFNIPIVAEDTGGNYGRTIELDTLTGVLMVRTASKGIKKL
- a CDS encoding chemotaxis protein CheC is translated as MSTWDQLNNMQVDVLKEIGNIGAGHAATSLAHLLQKPIQMKVPDVRLVSFDEIAERVGGAEHVIVATVLTIQGDVTGYMFFILHQEKAEKLIRNLFSPEVSDLLNDLHLSAIQEVGNILCGSYLSALADLTGLNIQPSVPEVAIDMAAAILSYGLLEVGKVGNDALVIDACFYDQSGQDPIEGHFFLLPDPDSFSRLFQALGVTEHDKRD
- a CDS encoding chemotaxis protein CheW translates to MQNEQVKLEEKKVVVFRLDKEEYAIEVEQVRSIEPLQPITRVPHTPPFVKGVINLRGVVTPVIDLRRRFNLDETDDTSTTRIIIVVAGEMEVGLIVDAANDVINIPVDGIEPPPEVVGGVMADYVRGVVRLENRLLTLLNLEHVLSHHNQTNKIEETS
- a CDS encoding chemotaxis protein CheA, with the translated sequence MDMNKYLDAFIDEATQHLQAVNENLLLLEKEPDNVALVQEIFRSAHTLKGMAATMGFEDVADLTHHLENVLDQVRNGQLQVNTPMLDTLFSAVDTLEQMIEAIMKQEESGANPGQIISALSRILDRGGAKDDPEQLGNEEKSLPLESSTILQAVDEFVLTVLTQSEEAGFHIYYIQVILDQGCLLKAARAYMVFQLLEREGEIIQSHPPVQEIEEEAFDFSFQLLYVTKQPMEYIQQIILKVSEIEQVEIFPISVDELKHSQGQKKMSATEEVAAGKEAPASEAPRQSSRSNTPSTGAGTKRVLNKTIRVNIDRLDALMNLFSELVIDRGRLEKISKELQHQELMDTVEHMSRMSSNLQDLILNMRMVPVEQVFNRFPKMVRSLARELGKEVELIMSGTETELDRTVIDEIGDPLVHLLRNAIDHGLETKEERRRLGKPEQGRIELKAYHSGNHVFIEVKDDGRGIDRDKVLKKAVEREILTWERGQEFTDQDVYQLLFASGFSTAETVSDISGRGVGLDVVKNKIESLGGSVSVQSEPGAGTTFTVQLPLTLSIISALLVKVKHETYAIPLTSIIEVAAVKKGDVRTVQGQKVINFRGKVVPLVSLEEVFEVPGERVDEDVLSIVIVRKGEKLAGLVVDALIGQQEVVLKSLGAYLNQVFAISGATILGDGQVALIIDCNALIK